In Synechococcus sp. RS9909, one genomic interval encodes:
- a CDS encoding DUF427 domain-containing protein: MAPERVADYPRPPRLEPCRDQVLVRACGETLFEGRGCMRVLETFHPPTYYLPPEGMNLQLLQAAEGRSFCEWKGVAAYFDVVVGTRRLERAVWRYPSPTAHFAPIAGWYALYPRLMDGCWVNGEAVIPQPGNVYGGWITSAVEGPFKGDPAHPELI; encoded by the coding sequence ATGGCTCCGGAACGGGTTGCCGACTATCCCCGCCCGCCGAGGCTCGAGCCCTGCCGGGATCAGGTGCTGGTGCGGGCCTGTGGTGAGACGTTGTTTGAGGGCCGCGGCTGCATGCGGGTGCTGGAAACCTTTCATCCGCCCACCTACTACCTGCCGCCGGAGGGCATGAACCTGCAATTGTTGCAAGCGGCTGAGGGACGGAGTTTCTGCGAATGGAAAGGCGTGGCCGCCTATTTCGATGTGGTGGTGGGCACCAGGCGACTGGAGCGAGCCGTCTGGCGTTATCCCTCGCCCACAGCCCACTTCGCTCCGATCGCAGGCTGGTATGCGCTCTATCCGCGCCTCATGGACGGCTGCTGGGTTAACGGTGAGGCCGTGATTCCCCAGCCGGGCAACGTCTACGGCGGCTGGATCACCTCCGCGGTGGAGGGTCCCTTCAAGGGAGACCCGGCCCACCCCGAACTGATCTGA
- a CDS encoding PAP/fibrillin family protein — protein sequence MPNAADAPSTTPRHQLIAALRANPRDPTIPALIAQVESDSAVDLREQASLLTGVWELRWSSSSQPWLKQAPWLENLQLLDPARGRGLNLLRLRGPFGALAAVAVQAELTIEGPHRVGVRFRRGGWIGPSLPGGWRPELLAAVKQSFPAWLEITALDQQLRLCLGNAGTRFALLRRDDLSLDALMPAPAQDA from the coding sequence ATGCCCAACGCGGCCGACGCTCCCAGCACCACCCCGCGACACCAGTTGATCGCCGCTCTGCGCGCCAACCCCCGCGATCCCACGATCCCGGCTCTGATCGCCCAGGTCGAATCCGACAGTGCTGTGGATCTGCGCGAGCAGGCGTCTCTGCTAACGGGAGTGTGGGAGCTGCGCTGGAGCTCGTCCTCCCAACCCTGGCTGAAGCAGGCGCCCTGGCTTGAAAATCTCCAACTGCTGGATCCAGCCAGGGGACGGGGCCTGAACCTCCTGCGCCTCCGCGGCCCCTTCGGCGCCCTGGCCGCGGTGGCCGTGCAGGCCGAACTGACGATCGAAGGGCCCCACAGGGTGGGAGTGCGGTTTCGACGCGGTGGCTGGATCGGCCCTTCCCTGCCCGGGGGATGGCGACCGGAGCTGCTCGCCGCCGTGAAGCAATCCTTCCCCGCCTGGCTGGAGATCACCGCCCTTGATCAGCAGCTGCGGCTGTGCCTGGGCAATGCCGGCACCCGCTTCGCCCTGCTGCGACGGGACGACCTGTCACTCGATGCCTTGATGCCGGCCCCGGCTCAGGACGCCTGA
- a CDS encoding ABC transporter ATP-binding protein has translation MPSRSTSARRSIWLDLQAVEAWIDGHRVFDDLSLQLRCGEHTALLGPNGSGKSSLVQLISRSLYPVVRPGSHLKLFGSDTVNLWQLRQRLGLVASDLEARIPAGLLGRELLLAAFFGAISLGRDRHPSDEQIERCERLLQEHALEGQADQPFGRLSDGQKRRFLLARALVHQPEVVVLDEPTNALDLKAKHLLLNQLRHLMGTGTTLVMVTHQLDAIPPEMQRVIGLRQGRVILDGPPDQVLADQPLSDLFDTPLRVVTASGYRQVLPG, from the coding sequence ATGCCGAGTCGTTCGACAAGCGCCAGGAGGTCGATCTGGCTCGATCTGCAGGCGGTGGAGGCCTGGATCGATGGACACCGGGTGTTCGATGACCTGAGCCTGCAACTGCGCTGCGGGGAGCACACGGCACTCCTGGGGCCGAATGGATCAGGCAAGAGTTCGCTGGTGCAACTGATCAGCCGCAGCCTCTATCCGGTGGTGCGTCCGGGCTCCCATCTGAAACTCTTCGGGTCGGACACGGTGAACCTCTGGCAATTGCGCCAGCGCCTGGGACTCGTCGCCAGCGATCTGGAAGCCCGCATCCCCGCCGGACTGCTCGGCAGGGAACTGCTGCTGGCCGCCTTCTTCGGGGCGATCAGCCTCGGACGAGATCGTCATCCCAGTGATGAGCAGATCGAGCGCTGCGAGCGCTTACTGCAGGAGCACGCGCTTGAGGGCCAGGCCGATCAGCCCTTCGGCCGCCTCTCCGACGGCCAGAAACGCCGTTTCCTGCTCGCTCGGGCCCTCGTGCATCAACCGGAGGTGGTCGTTCTGGATGAACCCACCAATGCCCTCGATCTCAAGGCCAAGCACCTCCTTCTCAACCAATTGCGCCATCTGATGGGCACAGGCACCACCCTGGTGATGGTCACGCACCAGCTCGACGCGATCCCACCGGAGATGCAGCGGGTCATCGGCCTGCGCCAGGGCCGGGTGATCCTCGATGGCCCTCCGGATCAAGTGCTGGCGGATCAGCCCCTCTCCGACCTGTTCGACACGCCGCTGCGGGTGGTGACCGCTTCTGGCTACCGACAGGTGCTGCCCGGATAA
- a CDS encoding ZIP family metal transporter, translating to MILPALTLMGGGALGSRFHPGHRLRGMIAHLVGGLVLGTAAADLMPAASRSGHPLALALGFSLGFSLLLVINAVLKEPELPSTGERARPLAILLLPFLVDSLIDGLVVGISSEATSNGWIIPIAVALEMGLAALGVGTLLGRGAGRWRSSLAGVLMGLTYLLGLGVSQWLGDWLRGSALTGLLAFGTAALIYLVVEEVMKEAHADGEDDSGVVNLAFFIGLLVVWLLDSVQA from the coding sequence ATGATCCTGCCGGCGCTCACCCTGATGGGTGGCGGTGCACTTGGCAGTCGCTTCCATCCCGGCCATCGCCTGCGCGGCATGATCGCCCACCTGGTGGGAGGCCTGGTGCTGGGCACCGCCGCCGCCGATCTGATGCCCGCAGCCAGCCGCAGCGGCCACCCCCTGGCCCTGGCGCTTGGTTTCTCCTTGGGCTTCTCCCTGCTGCTGGTGATCAATGCGGTGCTCAAAGAGCCGGAGCTCCCCAGCACTGGGGAGCGGGCGCGGCCGCTGGCGATCCTGCTGCTGCCCTTTTTGGTGGACAGCCTGATCGATGGACTGGTGGTGGGCATCAGCAGTGAAGCCACCAGCAACGGTTGGATCATTCCGATCGCCGTGGCCCTGGAGATGGGTCTGGCCGCCCTGGGGGTAGGCACCCTGCTCGGGCGGGGTGCCGGCCGTTGGCGCAGCAGCCTGGCCGGAGTGCTGATGGGTCTGACCTATCTGCTCGGCTTAGGCGTGAGCCAATGGCTGGGGGACTGGTTGCGGGGGTCCGCCCTCACGGGCCTGCTCGCCTTCGGAACCGCAGCCCTGATTTACCTGGTGGTGGAGGAAGTGATGAAGGAGGCCCATGCCGATGGGGAAGATGATTCCGGCGTGGTGAATCTGGCCTTTTTCATCGGCTTGCTCGTGGTGTGGTTGCTTGACAGCGTGCAAGCCTGA
- a CDS encoding iron uptake porin: protein MRWERWHRLKPLPAMLGGLLQPGERDAPLSRMAMATWLVRCLNAAALPMAEAERLRREYAAELAALQFRVDALDSRSTKLEAQRFSTTTSLRGTTTVVVGGNAFFGTQDSTLTDTRATYGAGVVNYDQKLILKTSFTGQDLLNIRLRAGDFDSARNSFGGGGPSRLSELEVAFQEGPTPNLLGINRAYYQFPLGSNLRATVGGRVNQSVMLGLRPTVYPDDTVLDLFTQGGASGAYSSNLGVGAGLIWSQAGLRLSGQYIAGNGQNGSNSGGVFGANAGSSTTVQIGYQGTNWRLAAAAAWIENGFGIIDYGSPFVLSSYENPGLTSSYALSGTWQPQRSGWWPSISTGWGLNHTRYDPQVRSTGLVSTSQSWTLALQWEDVLLQGNAMGGAIGQPIVATALVGGATPNDSSFVAEWWYQARITDAITMTPALFWLSRPLGADTPAGTALAQLGLLLKTTLHF, encoded by the coding sequence ATGCGCTGGGAGCGATGGCACCGACTTAAACCGCTGCCGGCCATGCTCGGCGGCCTGCTGCAACCTGGTGAGCGGGATGCACCGCTCAGCCGGATGGCGATGGCGACCTGGCTGGTTCGCTGCCTCAACGCAGCCGCTCTCCCCATGGCAGAAGCGGAACGCCTGCGGCGGGAGTATGCGGCAGAGCTCGCCGCCTTGCAGTTTCGGGTCGATGCCCTCGACAGCCGTAGCACCAAGCTGGAAGCGCAGCGCTTCAGCACAACCACCAGTCTGCGGGGCACCACCACGGTGGTGGTGGGGGGCAACGCCTTTTTCGGCACCCAGGATTCCACCCTCACAGACACGAGAGCGACCTATGGCGCTGGGGTGGTCAATTACGACCAGAAACTGATTCTCAAAACCAGCTTCACGGGGCAGGATCTGCTCAACATTCGCCTGCGGGCGGGTGACTTTGACAGTGCCCGCAATAGTTTCGGCGGTGGCGGCCCCAGTCGTCTCTCAGAACTCGAGGTGGCGTTTCAGGAAGGGCCCACCCCAAACCTGCTGGGAATCAATCGCGCCTACTACCAATTCCCACTTGGATCCAACCTGCGCGCCACCGTGGGCGGCCGGGTGAACCAGTCGGTGATGCTCGGGCTTCGACCCACCGTCTATCCCGACGACACGGTGCTCGACCTGTTCACCCAGGGGGGAGCCTCAGGTGCTTACAGCAGCAATCTCGGGGTCGGTGCTGGCCTGATCTGGTCGCAGGCCGGGCTGCGTCTCAGTGGTCAGTACATCGCCGGCAATGGCCAGAACGGCAGCAACAGCGGCGGTGTCTTCGGCGCGAATGCCGGCAGCAGCACCACCGTGCAGATCGGCTATCAGGGCACCAACTGGCGACTGGCGGCCGCCGCGGCCTGGATCGAAAACGGATTCGGGATCATCGATTACGGCAGCCCGTTTGTGCTCTCGAGCTACGAGAATCCCGGCCTCACCAGCAGCTACGCCCTCAGCGGCACCTGGCAACCGCAACGGAGTGGCTGGTGGCCCTCGATCAGTACCGGTTGGGGTCTGAACCACACCCGCTACGACCCACAGGTGCGATCCACCGGGCTGGTGTCGACCAGTCAGTCATGGACGCTGGCGCTGCAGTGGGAGGACGTGCTGCTCCAGGGCAATGCCATGGGAGGAGCCATCGGCCAGCCGATCGTGGCCACCGCCCTGGTGGGTGGAGCCACGCCGAATGACAGCAGTTTCGTCGCGGAATGGTGGTATCAGGCCCGGATCACGGATGCGATCACGATGACGCCGGCCCTGTTCTGGCTCAGCCGCCCCCTGGGGGCCGACACCCCTGCGGGCACGGCACTGGCCCAGCTGGGGCTCTTGCTGAAAACGACCCTGCACTTCTGA
- a CDS encoding DUF6737 family protein, whose protein sequence is MSHTEPESVPSFWSLKPWWCQPWSILLTGVGAMVGSWVLLHWLWLTALVAVAVSAWWLLFLVLVPRATSS, encoded by the coding sequence ATGAGCCACACCGAGCCGGAGTCGGTTCCGTCGTTCTGGAGCCTGAAGCCCTGGTGGTGCCAGCCCTGGTCGATTCTCCTGACCGGTGTGGGAGCAATGGTTGGCAGCTGGGTTTTGCTGCATTGGCTCTGGCTCACCGCCTTGGTTGCCGTTGCCGTGAGCGCCTGGTGGCTGTTGTTTCTGGTGCTGGTGCCAAGGGCGACCAGCTCTTAA
- a CDS encoding PCC domain-containing protein: MRALPLSLAPGQDLKVSLDTLAREQQCSGFVLGVVGNLSRAAFQCPGRPEPTVLEGDLEIITLNGTVSPQGAHLHLSLSDGACQVWGGHLEPGTLVLKGVELLLGVLDQPRVAAGSHPVTAPMPAPSPQAPSGPALLSRVEIAVLPGCPWCTRALRLLSSADVPHQVFRVDHDDAFHHWHGRSGMTTFPQVFVDGTLLGGYDALAALHERGDLMQLR; encoded by the coding sequence ATGCGAGCGCTGCCGCTGTCGTTGGCACCCGGTCAGGATCTCAAGGTGTCTCTGGACACCCTGGCAAGGGAGCAGCAGTGTTCCGGTTTCGTGCTCGGCGTGGTGGGGAACCTCAGCCGCGCTGCATTCCAGTGCCCCGGTCGCCCTGAGCCCACGGTGCTGGAGGGAGATCTTGAGATCATCACCCTCAATGGCACGGTGTCGCCCCAGGGCGCTCACTTGCATCTGAGTCTTTCCGACGGTGCCTGCCAGGTGTGGGGTGGCCATCTCGAACCCGGCACCCTGGTGCTCAAAGGCGTGGAGTTGCTGCTCGGCGTGCTCGACCAGCCCAGGGTGGCTGCCGGCTCCCATCCGGTTACAGCGCCGATGCCGGCGCCATCACCCCAGGCTCCGTCCGGGCCAGCGTTGCTCTCCCGGGTGGAGATCGCCGTTCTCCCCGGTTGCCCCTGGTGCACGCGCGCCCTGCGGCTGCTCAGCAGTGCCGATGTGCCCCATCAGGTGTTCCGCGTTGATCACGACGACGCCTTCCATCACTGGCACGGCCGCAGCGGCATGACCACGTTCCCCCAGGTGTTTGTGGATGGCACCCTTCTTGGCGGATACGACGCCCTCGCGGCCCTGCACGAACGCGGTGACCTGATGCAGCTGCGATGA
- a CDS encoding transporter substrate-binding domain-containing protein yields MCRPLTLLWSLLTLSGLAIGSRGVAIETGLPATIRVGVSGSPPFVFERDDAFSGISVEVWRQVADRLDQPFVLVRQANAEANLKAVSERRIDLAIGPLSITPERLAEKTIDFSQPYFHGQLGLLVPIRPPGLLSRLAPFFGWAALSSLGVLMLMLFIVGNLIWLAERRRNYDQFPRHYFHGVGNGMWFALVTLTTVGYGDRAPLSRTGRTIAGVWMVLSLVALSSVTAGLASAFTVSFSRWSPGTIQRPEALVGQPIAVVEGTTSEVWARIYGARPTAATNLNAAIALLQQGKVHGVMFDRPVLRYYQRQNPSNGLKLADFSLADQTYGFAFPAGSPLGTALDVSIVELNRSGRIHAITEKTFGRTTFEGQPPSE; encoded by the coding sequence TTGTGCCGACCGCTGACCCTGCTCTGGTCCCTGCTGACCCTGTCCGGCCTGGCGATCGGAAGCCGAGGTGTTGCCATTGAGACCGGGCTGCCCGCCACGATCCGGGTGGGCGTCAGTGGCAGTCCTCCGTTTGTGTTTGAACGCGATGATGCGTTCTCGGGGATCAGCGTGGAGGTGTGGCGTCAGGTTGCTGATCGCCTCGATCAACCGTTCGTGTTGGTGCGTCAGGCCAATGCCGAGGCCAATCTCAAGGCAGTGTCCGAGCGACGGATTGATCTGGCGATTGGACCGCTGAGCATCACACCGGAGCGACTGGCCGAGAAGACGATCGATTTCAGTCAGCCCTATTTCCATGGCCAGCTCGGTCTCCTGGTGCCGATCCGGCCGCCGGGCCTGCTCTCCCGCCTCGCTCCCTTTTTCGGTTGGGCCGCTCTGTCGTCGCTGGGGGTGCTGATGCTCATGCTGTTCATCGTCGGCAACCTGATCTGGTTGGCGGAACGGCGGCGCAACTATGACCAGTTCCCGCGGCACTACTTCCACGGGGTCGGTAATGGCATGTGGTTCGCACTGGTGACCCTCACCACGGTGGGATACGGCGATCGGGCGCCCCTGTCGCGCACGGGCCGCACCATTGCCGGGGTCTGGATGGTGCTGTCACTGGTGGCCCTGTCGTCTGTCACCGCCGGCCTGGCTTCGGCCTTCACCGTGTCGTTCTCCCGCTGGTCTCCGGGCACGATCCAGCGCCCGGAAGCGCTGGTCGGGCAGCCGATTGCGGTGGTGGAGGGCACCACCAGCGAGGTGTGGGCGCGGATTTACGGAGCCAGGCCTACTGCCGCAACCAATCTGAATGCGGCGATTGCCCTGCTTCAGCAGGGCAAGGTGCATGGTGTGATGTTTGACCGTCCGGTGCTCCGCTATTACCAGCGGCAGAATCCCAGTAACGGCCTCAAGCTGGCCGATTTTTCTCTGGCGGATCAGACCTATGGCTTTGCCTTTCCAGCCGGCAGCCCCCTGGGTACGGCCCTGGATGTGTCGATCGTGGAGCTGAATCGCTCCGGCCGCATCCATGCGATCACGGAAAAAACCTTCGGACGCACAACGTTTGAAGGCCAGCCTCCCAGCGAGTGA
- the pdeM gene encoding ligase-associated DNA damage response endonuclease PdeM: MKANAMARGEVLWRWGEEELVMLPQRALWRPESRQLLVADLHLGKAELFQAHGIPLPSDGDQATFDRLINLCDRLKPDEVIVLGDLIHGRLGLTPSLHQRLRSLPEACGCAVSLIGGNHDRGSDLEGLPHQPSQRLGALWLSHEPEPQPPSLLNICGHVHPVARLRQGSDGLRLPCFAFHASDQQLLIPAFGELTGGHECGQRYRKWLVADNAIVPWLDPLSHSPSRRLAR; this comes from the coding sequence ATGAAGGCCAACGCCATGGCGAGAGGAGAGGTGCTGTGGCGCTGGGGAGAGGAAGAGCTCGTGATGCTGCCGCAACGCGCCCTCTGGCGTCCGGAAAGCCGCCAGTTGCTGGTGGCCGATCTCCATCTCGGCAAGGCGGAACTGTTTCAGGCCCATGGCATTCCCCTGCCCAGCGACGGTGACCAGGCCACCTTCGATCGCCTGATCAACCTCTGCGATCGTCTCAAACCTGATGAGGTGATCGTGCTCGGCGATCTGATCCATGGTCGCCTCGGGCTCACCCCATCCCTGCATCAACGCCTGCGCAGCCTTCCTGAGGCCTGCGGCTGCGCGGTCAGCCTGATCGGTGGCAACCACGACCGGGGCAGTGACCTGGAGGGTCTTCCGCATCAACCCAGCCAGCGACTCGGTGCCCTCTGGCTGAGCCATGAACCGGAGCCGCAGCCGCCGTCGCTGCTCAACATCTGCGGCCACGTGCATCCGGTGGCACGGCTCCGGCAAGGCAGCGATGGCCTGCGCCTGCCCTGCTTTGCCTTTCATGCCTCCGACCAGCAATTGCTGATTCCGGCCTTCGGGGAGTTGACGGGAGGGCATGAGTGCGGCCAGCGTTACCGCAAATGGCTGGTGGCTGACAATGCCATCGTTCCTTGGCTCGATCCGCTCTCCCACTCTCCAAGCAGAAGGCTGGCCCGGTGA
- a CDS encoding L,D-transpeptidase, with protein MGSALFKRLAVVAGAGVLATVAASPVRAERTVEVSLKERYLTILDDGEPVARFPVAIGAPESPTPPGDYSITRKEAKPVYHKHGKVIAPGPKNPVGVRYMAYFTLGSGEYAIHGTAWPNWVKLRAAVSLGCIRMLNSDVVKVFNMVDVGTPVVVKAN; from the coding sequence ATGGGTTCCGCTCTGTTCAAGCGCCTCGCCGTCGTTGCCGGAGCTGGTGTGCTGGCGACCGTTGCGGCCAGTCCGGTCCGGGCGGAGCGCACCGTCGAGGTGAGCCTCAAGGAGCGTTATCTCACGATTCTCGATGATGGGGAACCGGTGGCCCGCTTCCCTGTGGCGATCGGCGCTCCTGAATCTCCCACGCCTCCCGGCGACTATTCGATCACCCGGAAGGAAGCCAAACCCGTTTATCACAAGCACGGCAAAGTGATTGCCCCGGGGCCGAAGAATCCCGTGGGTGTGCGTTACATGGCTTACTTCACCCTGGGTTCGGGTGAATATGCCATTCACGGCACCGCCTGGCCCAACTGGGTCAAGCTGCGTGCGGCCGTGAGCCTCGGATGCATCCGCATGCTCAATTCCGATGTGGTGAAGGTGTTCAACATGGTGGATGTCGGCACGCCCGTGGTGGTGAAAGCCAACTGA
- a CDS encoding CBS domain-containing protein, with protein MVLQQSVREVMTTPVLTVTPETPLQEAVAMMSDHHISGLPVVDASGVLVGEITEQDLMVRESGVDVGPYVMLLDSVIYLRNPLHWDRQVHQVLGTAVNDLMRRDSHTCAAALPLPRAASLLHERSTQRLIVVDDQQKPIGVITRGDVVRALAAGAEA; from the coding sequence ATGGTGCTCCAGCAGTCGGTTCGTGAGGTGATGACCACGCCGGTGCTGACGGTCACGCCGGAGACCCCTCTTCAGGAGGCCGTGGCGATGATGAGCGATCACCACATCAGCGGCCTGCCGGTGGTGGATGCCTCGGGGGTCCTGGTGGGGGAGATCACGGAACAGGATCTGATGGTGCGCGAGAGCGGCGTGGATGTGGGTCCCTACGTGATGCTGCTCGACAGCGTGATCTACCTCCGCAATCCCCTGCACTGGGATCGGCAGGTCCATCAGGTGCTGGGCACGGCGGTGAACGACCTGATGCGCCGCGACAGCCACACCTGCGCGGCTGCCTTGCCCCTGCCACGGGCTGCGTCCCTGTTGCATGAACGCAGCACCCAGCGCTTGATCGTGGTCGATGATCAGCAGAAACCCATCGGTGTCATCACCCGCGGCGATGTGGTGCGGGCGCTTGCCGCCGGTGCGGAGGCCTGA
- a CDS encoding CDP-alcohol phosphatidyltransferase family protein, whose translation MNNPWRIWADRVTVMRAIAGLPLILCLVTGREGIAWLLLLFGGASDALDGWLARRAGAGSSWGARLDPLADKLLILAPLLVLTARQTLPVWAVWLLLARELLISGWRRDAQDGAPASSGGKAKTLLQFLSLLLLLWPGTWGPTGLVDGLQRLGWWLFWPSLALALQSALLYLRRPRSGSDPR comes from the coding sequence TTGAACAACCCATGGCGCATCTGGGCTGACCGCGTCACGGTGATGCGGGCGATCGCGGGCCTGCCCTTGATTCTCTGCCTGGTGACCGGCCGGGAAGGCATCGCCTGGCTCCTGCTCCTGTTCGGTGGTGCGAGCGACGCCCTCGACGGCTGGCTGGCCCGACGGGCCGGCGCCGGCAGCAGCTGGGGCGCACGCCTGGATCCCCTGGCCGACAAGCTGCTGATCCTGGCCCCCCTGCTGGTGCTCACGGCCCGGCAGACCTTGCCCGTCTGGGCGGTGTGGCTGCTGCTGGCGAGGGAATTGCTGATCTCCGGCTGGCGACGGGACGCCCAGGATGGAGCCCCCGCCTCAAGCGGGGGAAAAGCGAAGACGCTTCTGCAGTTCCTCAGTCTGCTGCTGCTGCTCTGGCCGGGCACCTGGGGGCCCACCGGCCTGGTGGATGGGCTGCAGCGCCTGGGCTGGTGGCTGTTCTGGCCCTCCCTCGCCCTGGCGCTGCAATCAGCCCTGCTCTATCTCAGGCGGCCCCGATCAGGGTCTGATCCGCGCTGA
- a CDS encoding NAD-dependent epimerase/dehydratase family protein produces the protein MNILVMGGTRFVGRPLVAALLAQGHALTLFTRGRQGLPDGVEHCCGDRTKAADLQQLQGRRFEVIIDSSGRTLDDSRLVLDHTGRPSHRFLYVSSAGVYAASEQWPLDEDSALDPASRHAGKAHTEAWLQAEGIPFTSFRPTYIVGPGNYNPIERWFFARIHHGLPVPVPGDGTTITQVGHVEDLAEAMVRSLAVDAATNRIYNCSSRRGITFNGLVTAAALAAGKEPQSIDVRFFDPSGLDPKARKAFPLRISHFLTDITRVERELAWSPRFDAASAFHDSYGRDFHRDPGPAPDLSADQTLIGAA, from the coding sequence GTGAACATCCTTGTGATGGGGGGAACCCGCTTCGTCGGCAGGCCCCTGGTGGCAGCTCTTCTGGCGCAGGGCCATGCCCTCACCCTGTTCACCCGCGGGCGTCAGGGGCTGCCGGATGGGGTGGAGCATTGCTGCGGGGACCGCACCAAGGCGGCTGATCTGCAGCAACTCCAGGGCCGGCGCTTTGAGGTGATCATCGACAGCTCCGGCCGCACGCTGGACGACAGTCGCCTCGTGCTGGACCACACAGGACGCCCCAGCCACCGCTTTCTCTATGTGAGTTCAGCCGGTGTGTACGCCGCTTCGGAGCAGTGGCCTCTCGATGAAGACAGCGCGCTGGATCCGGCCAGTCGCCATGCCGGCAAGGCCCACACCGAGGCCTGGCTGCAGGCGGAGGGCATTCCTTTCACCAGCTTCCGCCCCACCTACATCGTGGGGCCTGGCAACTACAACCCGATCGAGCGCTGGTTCTTCGCGCGCATCCACCATGGCCTGCCGGTGCCGGTTCCCGGCGATGGCACCACGATCACCCAGGTGGGCCATGTGGAGGATCTGGCTGAGGCCATGGTGCGATCGCTGGCGGTCGATGCCGCCACCAATCGGATCTACAACTGTTCCTCCCGGCGTGGCATCACCTTCAATGGGTTGGTGACGGCAGCGGCTCTTGCGGCCGGCAAGGAGCCGCAGAGTATCGACGTGCGCTTCTTCGATCCGAGTGGTCTCGATCCCAAGGCGCGCAAGGCCTTCCCGCTGCGGATCAGCCATTTCCTCACCGACATCACCCGGGTGGAACGTGAACTGGCCTGGAGCCCCCGCTTCGATGCGGCGTCCGCCTTCCACGACAGTTATGGACGCGACTTCCATCGCGATCCGGGTCCAGCGCCGGACCTCAGCGCGGATCAGACCCTGATCGGGGCCGCCTGA
- a CDS encoding FUSC family protein, with protein MAAPQSHRIALRLAFVVGLLQGLAQISGLAFGYYAPLACLSVMSGTYGNTLELGRQRVIGTVIGGVILFFAFKGFIGIPLAIALPLALLLARLVAGAFGLTVGYTVCCFVVAIGWLKHENVYDSWISLRIFWTSLGVIVSLLALRLIWPSRARMEQRLGLLKLLVDLASSLEAHIQREQQILLCQEEQEHNRLVRHDRKQLQQQLDNHRQTLLQLRSSRPAALRELGARAAHLPVARMWQLLDGAAFTLILAMAELSRLPAIPMVLSALQAAAEERRQRAEAVVARLRLWESSLGSSMVLPPAPADTWSLPGLSARHRQSLEQAFQTLTDQEQTALASRLFQIDRIDQMLREVEVSWGQIIQPRQAPVIDPIGAPDR; from the coding sequence ATGGCAGCGCCGCAATCCCATCGCATTGCCCTGCGGCTCGCTTTTGTGGTGGGTCTGCTGCAGGGCCTGGCCCAGATCAGCGGACTGGCCTTCGGCTATTACGCGCCCCTGGCCTGCCTCAGTGTGATGAGCGGCACCTACGGCAACACCCTGGAGTTGGGCCGCCAACGGGTGATCGGCACGGTGATCGGTGGGGTGATCCTCTTCTTCGCCTTCAAGGGGTTCATCGGAATTCCGCTCGCGATCGCATTGCCGCTGGCCTTGCTGCTGGCCCGCCTCGTGGCCGGGGCTTTCGGGCTCACCGTGGGCTACACGGTGTGTTGCTTCGTGGTGGCGATCGGCTGGCTCAAGCACGAAAACGTCTACGACAGCTGGATCAGCCTGCGCATTTTCTGGACCTCCCTGGGGGTGATCGTGAGCCTGCTGGCCCTGCGACTGATCTGGCCCTCACGGGCCCGGATGGAGCAACGCCTCGGCCTGCTCAAGCTGTTGGTGGACCTGGCCAGCAGCCTCGAGGCCCACATCCAACGGGAGCAGCAGATCCTGCTCTGCCAGGAAGAACAGGAGCACAACCGGCTCGTGCGCCACGACAGAAAGCAATTGCAACAGCAACTGGACAACCACCGCCAGACCCTGTTGCAACTGCGCAGCAGCCGACCCGCCGCCCTGCGCGAACTCGGTGCCAGAGCTGCCCATCTCCCGGTCGCCAGGATGTGGCAGCTGCTCGATGGAGCCGCCTTCACCCTGATCCTGGCGATGGCGGAACTGAGTCGATTGCCGGCGATCCCCATGGTGTTGTCGGCGCTGCAGGCAGCGGCAGAGGAACGCCGGCAGCGGGCCGAGGCGGTCGTGGCCCGGCTGAGGCTCTGGGAATCCAGCCTCGGCAGCTCCATGGTGCTGCCGCCTGCTCCGGCCGACACCTGGAGCCTCCCTGGCCTGTCGGCGCGCCATCGTCAAAGCCTGGAGCAGGCATTCCAGACCCTCACGGATCAGGAACAGACCGCACTGGCCAGCCGCCTGTTCCAGATCGACCGGATCGACCAGATGCTGCGGGAGGTGGAGGTGAGCTGGGGCCAGATCATCCAGCCGCGCCAGGCCCCCGTGATCGATCCGATCGGCGCCCCTGACCGATGA